The Paramisgurnus dabryanus chromosome 24, PD_genome_1.1, whole genome shotgun sequence genome contains the following window.
AGTGTGAATTCATCTAATGGGTAAAATGAGTTTAATAAAATATCAGTTGGTCAATATTGATGGTAGGAATTCACTAAATATTCAGTCAGTGTTTAACTGTTTATATAAGATATCAGTGATGTAGTTGTCAATAATAAAACCAACAATTAGAAAACTAACATAACCTGTCTTAAAGATTATAGGCCTGTTGCACTCACTTCTGTTGTCATGAAAATCTTTGAACGCCTAGTCTGTAGGTACCTGTCACACATCACGCTAGACCCTCACAAATTTGCCTACAGGGCAAATAGGGGAGTGGATGATGCAGTCTCACTTTGCAGACATTTCATTTTACAACATTTTGATACTAAGTCCAACAGTGtactgttcattgattttagctCAGCTTTCAACACCATCCTGCCTGTCAAACTGTACAATTCTCTCCTATCCATGGTGGCTAATCCCTCACTCTGTCAGTGGTTATTCAACTTCCTGTCTTGCAGGACACAATACGTTAAAATCCAGAACAATGCGTCATCACTCAGGATTCTGAACACTGGTGCCCCACAAGGGTGTCTTGTCACCtctgttattttttctttacacACCAACAATTGTACATCAAATTCTGCATCTGTCAAACTGCAAAGTTTGCAGAAGACACCACGCATACTGTAGGCCTCATACGCGACTGTGAGGAATCTTCCTATCGGAGTAAAGTTCGTAATGGAGTGAGGTCAAACAGCTGGTGCAGTGGTGTGTAGACAATAACCTTATTCTCAATACAACCCAATAAAAAGAACTCATAGTTGAACAGGGCAGGCCAGCATCTTCCCATCTCCATTAATGGCCAGGTAGTGGATTGGGTCCACTCCTTCCGTTTCTTAGGCATCACCATCCATCAGTTCCTAACGTGGAACCTGAACACCAGTCTCATTATTTCCAAAGCCCATAAGAGATTACACTTTCTCCGTCAACTGAGGAAATTTGGGGTCAGTCAAGCCAGCATGATCAGGCTACCATCAAAAGCTTGCTCACCTTCTCTATCCTGGTTTGGTATGGTAGTGCCACCAGCCAGGACAAACAACAACTTGAGAGGGTAGTAAGCAGGGCCTCTAAAATCATTGTCTATAATCTGCCTACCATAGTCTCACAGTACAACATCTGAAATTTCAGGAAAGCCAAAAACATAATCTCTGACCCCTCCCATCCAGCACACCCTATATTCACACTTTTACCATCAGGGAGAAGGTACAGTAGTATCAGTTTAGGAACAGTACCTTTCTACAAGCTATTCGTCACCTGAACATGCACTAAGCACTTTATGGTTTACGTTATAACCTTCATAACCTGGTCTACCGCTCTTGCACGTATCGCACAACTGAACTTAGTGCTGCATTGTCTATAACCATGCACTTTCTAGGTGTGTTAAGTGTTGTTACTtcctgttatttatttttttgtgcctTTTTGTCTTTGTTATATTGTGTTGTTATGGTTGTGTGAAACATGTCAGCATACCAAAGCACATTCCTGTCAACTGTATTATTATTGTTGAATTTTCTATAATAAACAAACTTGAACACATATCTGAAATGAAGGATGAACAGAGTTCACATCTGTTGTCACAGTTTTTGTTCAAACTGTTTTAAATTTGAATTATAAAAGTTTGTTTGCAGTTAAGATCAGGTTTAAACAGAAGATAAGTCAGAATTAAACAAAGTGTGAATATTTCCACTGTAAGTTAATAATCATAAATCACTATTACATCTACAGTATACTGTCAACAGAGTACAGATGATAATAAAATCATTATTACCCTGAAACATTTGAGTTACTCACCTCTGACAAACACAATGAATCTCTTGTATGAGGTTTCTCCATCTCTGATGATCTTCAGTGTATAATCTCCAGTGTGTTCCTCACTGATGTCTTTGATATTGAGATCTCCAGTCTGAAGATTTAGCTTCAGTTTATCTCTGAATAGATCATCATCACCATCATATGTCCTGAAGATCTTGTTGGTAGGATTGATTTCAGCTATGAGAGTTTCTTTAAATGTCCACTCTATCACATCATCTCTCTTTATTTCAGTAAGATTATTCTTCAGTGTGTAAGACTCCCCCTCATTCACTGAGACTTTTTCCATTTTTGCTGTACAAGGTGCACATATAAAGAAACAGAACAATTATTTGCTTTATTTCtgtcaaatgttttatttccttatatcaTAAACACCAGCTCAGATTCTCATAATAAACATGATCACATGATCTCAACCTCTCAGACTGTCTTTCATAATATACAGTCAAAAGCTGTGACTTTTCCAGATCAGTGAatgtttaacataaatcagTCTCAGGTCAGAATCCACTTTCAAATGAGTTTATGAACATTCAGTCAGTGTGATAAACTGTAGTTTATATTAAGAAACTAATGATGTGGTTCTCACTTATGACTGGATAAATGTTATATAAAACAGATGAAAACAGTATAACATCACAGTGTGTACTACACTAAATATGGTGTTTTAATGCATCTACAGTATGTTGCTGTGAGGTGAACAGGTTTTTGTTGTCTAGAAGTCAAATgggaacacaaaaaaaaatgtagcacATACATATATTTCACATGAGAGATTTTTACATTGCacttaactttattttaacattttaaacttgcTTTGAACCTAAGGTAAAGCAGCTGTAGATTAAAAAGGGGGTTAACAGTACTAACTGATGTCACAGTTCATAATTTCTCTCATATACTCTCTGATACTGTAAAAAGTGCATGAATAACTCATGAGCACTATATGATTAGTTGTTGGTTGTTAAACACCTGGTGCCTCATGTATAAAACTTTGCGTAGATTCCATGCTTCAAGTGTGCGTACGCACATAAGGCAGAAttttgctgcgtccgaaaccgcctacttcatactatatagtacgcgaaaagcagtaggcgaggcgagtagtatgtccgaatacatagtattcgaaaaacagtatgcgaaaagtacccggatgacctactacttccggttagattttgcagtgtgcatacgatggacgcttcactatcccatgatgccccgggagaggagttatccaatgaAGAAGACGAGGCATGCGGttgttttcgcgctgaaatgacatgacgtgatgacgacgtatgtcacgtgatgtagcaacatggcggatgtagtacgtccgaatctcattcatactaccaggattcatactatacagtacctactgttttaatgtAAGTAattaggtacttcatctaattcagtacctactatacagtatgcggtttcggacgcagcctttGTGTACGCACCAaagttttcagatttataaaaccatGCGTACTCAAGAAACTGCGCAAAATTCCATTAATAAATCCCAGTGAGCGGAAGATTGTGCGTACGTGCGTGCCGCCCCATCTCCTCCCCGAAACAACCATATATGGAGCGTACAACCCTTAGTTTTACTGGGCATAATGTGGTCTGCATATCATTTTAATATGGATTAACGTTACAAAACGCAAGGTGTAAGAGCCATATTCaaagtttattgttaattcATATAGTGTgtttaaatctgtgtttaatgAGCAAAaatattatgtgtaattttcaattttggaaaacttttattttgaagctCCATTAAGATAATTGGTCGAGTTGACCTAGTTTTtgagagaaagaaagatggGAGCATCACAGTTTTTTGACCTGTAACATTAGTTCTTTTATcagtaatttttataataaatacatttaaagaagGATACTGTAAGAGGCTGATTGTTGTCCGAGTCAAATACGCTCTAATTAATGGAAAGAAAGGGTTTGAAGAAATTCTAGATGGATTGCCCTTACACAATGAAAATAtcgtaaaatatatttttaaattcaatataattaaaaaatgccAAAagatatatttgctgaaatatattttgaaatatgtttacaaaaatatatttttcacaagtaaatacattttaaagcattaaaaaatatatttagcccttcatatattttaattcaaggaaatatattcacgtcgcattggaagaaaaactttgttacaaacctgtaaacaaaaaaagattaaaattaaatagtttttaacttaaaaaatatactttataaaattaacttatttagcatatatttaaaatatacttttggccagagaaattaTTTTTTAGCCTTATTGGTTATTAAGAAATTATAAAAACACTGTTTAAACACTGGCATGTTCGTCTTTATCTCAGGCGGCAAGTGCATCAATTATACCATTGAACGCGACTTAATGCATTAAGACTGCAATATTACATACCTTATAGAGAATAGGCTGCTATAGGCAAGTAGACAAGCCCAGCTAAAGTTTCGCGTTAAGTGTTTCCCATAATAAAACAAAGACAATGATGTATTACGCGGCGCAGCCATAAGGCATTaagatataaaaaaacaaaagttcAGTAGCTACAAACGAAAAGTTCAGTACAAACCTTAAAAAAGCATATTTACAGGTAACCAGATGAAACCAGAATATAAAAACCAAAGAGTTTAAATACTCATTCGTGTTTTTCTTATATAAACCCGCATTGTAAGAACGTCTCTTTATATTAGGCTAAACATTAATTATTAAATGTCCAAGTgcatcacattttttttcatCATCTTACAGgttataaagtttattgtagCAATGTAGTCACTCGGGTTTATTTCTTTCATTTGGcctaataaaattaaaactattttttttttacagttttgtctATGATTAGATGATAAAGGCTAACAAACTTCTTATCATTCCTCAACATTAGCCTTTAGGGTTTGTTGAGTGAAGAAAAGACTTATCATATAGTTCTTTTGCATTTCAAACTCGCAGATGCGCTCGTGACAAATGTGTGGGGCACTATCACCCCAGAGGCTTCGTCTTTTCAATAATTTTCATCTGTCAAATATTTGCCACTCATAGGCAGGTGCGACTAGATGCAATTTGAGTGCTGATCTTCATGAATAAAACAGGAATATTGAAACTTAATGTGTATAAAAACAAGAACAGAGTTTGTGTTCTTTTACTCCGCTCAAAAAGAGTGCGTACGCACAGTGGAGAGCATCCGTATGGTGCACACTTATTTACGgcaagtttatttttataaatcccgATATGTGCATGGAAAATTGCGTACGCACATTTCTATGTCCATTTTGTGCGTAAGCAACGTTTATACATCAGGCCCCTGGCCATTATCCAACACTGCATTATTTCACACTGTAAATATTTAGCATCGTCATTTTGGCTTAGCAGCACTGTGCTAACCTTCAGGAACAGAGTTTCATAACTCAGGGTTAAATGTGGTActaccactgatctatataaataactggattgcgcatagaacgcttaacgtaacagcgtgaggtgaagccagcacAGAGTTtgagcggccatcttggtatacccaacctgCAGAGGGCTTCATTGACTtgcattcaaaatcatgatctaaaTTCATCCAGTTTACAGCGTATCCGTCACACAagattaatttttaggatatgtttatgtaaataaattattactTCTCACCATCATGTGTACTGGAAATATTGTTTGCAGGATTGATTTCAGCTATAAGAGTTTCATTAAATCTCATCTCACCATCTCTCTGTATGTCAGTATCAGTCTTTAGATTGGCAGATTCTCCCGCATATGCTTGTGATGGTTTTGGTTCTCCCGCATCCGCTTGCGATGGTTTTGGTTCTCCCGCATCCGCTTGCAATGGTTTTGGTTCTCCTGCATCCACTTGCGATGGTTTTGGTTTTCCTGCATCCGCTTGCGATGGTTTTGGTTCTCCCGCATCTGCTTGCGATGGTTTTGGTTCTCCCGCATCTGCTTGTGATGGTTTTGGTTCTCCTGCATCCACTTGCGATGGTTTTGGTTCTCCCGCATCCGCTTGGGATAGTTTTGGTTCTCCCCCATACGCTTGCCATGGTTTTGGTACTCCCCCATACGCTTGCGATGGTTTTGGTTTTCCCCCATACGCTTGCGATTGTTTTGGGGGAGAACCAAACCACGGTTGCAATAGTTTTGGTACTCCCCCATACGTTTGCGATGGTTTTGGTTCTCCCCCATACGCTTGCGATGGTTTTGGATCTCTCCCATACGCTTGCCATGGTTTTGGTTCTCCCCCACCCACTTGCCATGGTTTTGGTTTCCCCGCATCCACTTGTGATGGTTTTGGTTCTCCCGCATCAGCTTGCGATGGTTTTGGTTCTCCCCCACCCACTTGCCATGGTTTTGGTTTCCCCGCATCCACTTGTGATGGTTTTGGTTCTCCCGCATCAGCTTGCGATGGTTTTGGTTCTCCCGCATCCGCTTGCGATGGTTTTGGTTCTCCCGCATCCGCTTGCAATGGTTTTGGTTCTTCTGCATCCACTTGCGATGGTTTTGGTTCTCCCGCATCCGCTTGGGATGGTTTTGGTTCTCCCCCATACGCTTGCCATGGTTTTGGTACTCCCCCATACGCTTGCGATGGTTTTGGTTTTCCCCCATACGCTTGCGATTGTTTTGGGGGAGAACCAAACCACGGTTGCAATAGTTTTGGTACTCCCCCATACGTTTGCGATGGTTTTGGTTCTCCCTCATACGCTTGCGATGGTTTTGGATCTCTCCCATACGCTTGCCATGGTTTTGGTTCTCCCCCACCCACTTGCCATGGTTTTGGTTTCCCCGCATCCACTTGTGATGGTTTTGGTTCTCCCGCATCAGCTTGCGATGGTTTTGGTTCTCCCGCATCCGCTTGCGATGGTTTTGGTTCTCCCGCATCCGCTTGCAATGGTTTTGGTTCTTCTGCATCCACTTGCGATGGTTTTGGTTTTCCCGCATCCGCTTGCCATGGTTTTGGTTTCCCCGCATCCACTTGTGATGGTTGTGGGGGAGAACCAACCCACGGTTGCAATAGTTTTGGTTCTCCCCCATACGCTTGCGATGGTTTTGGTTCTCTCCCATACGCTTGCCATGGTTTTGGTTCTCCCCCACCCACTTGCCATGGTTTTGGTTTCCCCGCATCCGCATCCGCTTGCGATGGTTGTGGGGGAGAACCAACCCACGGTTGCAATAGTTTTGGTTCTCCCCCATACGCTTGCCATGGTTTTGGTTCTCTCCCATACGCTTGCCATGGTTTTGGTTCTCCCGCATCCGCTTGCAATGGTTTTGGTTCTCCCGCATCCGCTTGCGATGGTTTTGGTTCTCCCTCATCCGCTTGCGATGGTTTTGGTTCTCCCTCATCTGCTTGCAATGGTTTTTGTTCTCCCTCATACACTTGCGATGGTTTTGATTCTCCCCCATACGCTTGTAATGGTTTTGATTCTCCCTCATCCACTAGCAATAGTTTTGATTCTCCCGCATATGCTTGCAATGGTTGTATTTCATCTGTAACAGCAGCAAACAGAAACACAGAAATGAAATCAATTCAGGTGTTTTTCATCTATTAAGTGTCTTATTTATTGATTATAAACATCAGCTCATATTTTCATGAATGAATTTCTGTTTATTAACTCAATCTTTCAGATTTTCTAtcagtatataaatataaacagaaCTATAACATCTAGATGATTAATTTTAGGAATCTCCTAACAGAGAATACAATTAATGGATAATTGACTTAAATAAAATATCGGTTGTTCAATACTGAGGGTAGTAATTCACTATACTATTCCATATATCAGtgtttaactatttatttaagACATCAGTGATGTAGATGTTATCTGAAATGAAGGATATACAGAGTTCACATGTGTTGTCAAAGTTTCTTACTTTGCATAGGAATGAAACACACGCGTCAGTGTGCACACACACCAGCGGTCACACTGGCACGGAGCAGAGTGAGACTCTCAGCCTATGTGCCTGGGCTCAGCCTCTGCCCAAATTTAAACCCCAAGTATCATTAACTTACATGAACATGTTTGCGCAGGTTTGATTTTTTATAAGATGCAaaagtggtcgcttaaatattgccaggggtttctttcataagaattgaattCAGTGTCTGCATCACTGGTGCCTGTCTCGTCcatctccatggttcttttagCACGTTCCCCCACCTATCAATCAATCAGTATCCGTGGGGCGCCTTTATCAccttgcattatttttttttcaccCAGTAACGGGTATGATTTAAATTGTACCGAAATACAACACTTTAAACTGTTAAGCGTCGCCGTCCCAAATACGGGACACCTAAGTTTGCATTAATATTGTTgatgtaaattttaatctataactacaaactatatatcgttggaaaggtctaagcctccAGAATAGacatttcaacagtgttttataaaataaattatgtagggagagtaaCTGATTCATTTATAAAGAGAGTATGCCTCAAAACATTGATTTTctgctaaatgtcactgtcccACCAGCAGGACTACATTTACTTCAATGTTtgctaggggtgtgacgagatctcgtgcgACGAGATCTCGTGAGATTAAATATGTATCGCGAGATTAAGtgtgtctcgcgagatttcttgTGTAGGTGAAATTCTGGCCGTTCccaaataaaagactgcatccttcggaggtcgcatttttaaactgcatttacttcataaagactgtcttattagagactactaacaattataaagttgactaataatttagttaatcgcacattgttgtaatatgctcacgacttgcgaatgtaatgctcagttaatgatctgaaataaaccttaatgacgtatgcagcctgcatatgcgacctccggaggatgcagctttctgtttgtCCCTTTTAGGGGCCAGTTAtacaccaaaagcgtttatggcagttgcaggcgccttttttgaatgatattctatgggcatggagcgtttgcgcgctgtttatgcgcgctgagcgccttgcggtttttgccggCGGCCGCAGCACGCACCTTTGAAGgaacgctgagagcggagaagcgcacgacgtcattcgcgtctttccattgtccactcAAATGAGGGGAGatgcgggccttacgttgtggtgagggaagtttacagttgctttgaagaaccggaccccactcgctcactctctcctgcatgtttgtgcacctctcatgtttgtgccttgcgtttccaagcgtttaaagcgtggTTGGTGTAATTAGCCTCTTCTATATTCTGTCTTTTACtgcatttgcttttttgtttgggtttccaataatgttcgtttgggAGCTCGTATGAAGTCTGAGACgtgttgtgtttgtctgttgaccagtgtcagatgtgaagtctcagcagattaaaccatCACAGAGTTTACAagatttaatgtctgcatgttcatttctattgtaaagaaatggacgtatattaaatattcaaatggatttaaacattgtttggctaTTTATGGCTAATAATATGCGTTTCTCTCCGTCTAAAGTGAAAATGAAGATAGCGTCCGCGAGACGAGTCAACTATCTCCCCCTGCAGGCATTTCTTTAT
Protein-coding sequences here:
- the LOC135721195 gene encoding uncharacterized protein — protein: MKTISLLFFISIFINSVFGDEVKSVSVKEGDSLTLHTDFTDTQADDVTIVWTFGPQKSTIAKINREPKGNKISIFDDVLDGRFRDRLQLKDQSGDLTITDITTQHTGVYEVEITVRSKIIQKSFNVNGVINPESNKLKSVSVKDGDSVTLHTDDPDIKKYDEIQWRFKGIPIAQFNKSASEISEDERFRDKLQLDVQTGYLKIKNIRMDLSGLYEVDLTTTSSVYTIHQPFTVTVSGEVKSVSVMKGDPVTIYTDVPDIKTYDQILLIFGCDEKRIAEVNKQNKKFTLYGEVRDGLKLNDQTGDLTITNFRTEDAGLYELKMSSRRRSIQRRFSVSVSEQGLSPVAIAVISVIFLLLAAVAAAAGAGVIYYRRKVAEPKHQLDEIQPLQAYAGESKLLLVDEGESKPLQAYGGESKPSQVYEGEQKPLQADEGEPKPSQADEGEPKPSQADAGEPKPLQADAGEPKPWQAYGREPKPWQAYGGEPKLLQPWVGSPPQPSQADADAGKPKPWQVGGGEPKPWQAYGREPKPSQAYGGEPKLLQPWVGSPPQPSQVDAGKPKPWQADAGKPKPSQVDAEEPKPLQADAGEPKPSQADAGEPKPSQADAGEPKPSQVDAGKPKPWQVGGGEPKPWQAYGRDPKPSQAYEGEPKPSQTYGGVPKLLQPWFGSPPKQSQAYGGKPKPSQAYGGVPKPWQAYGGEPKPSQADAGEPKPSQVDAEEPKPLQADAGEPKPSQADAGEPKPSQADAGEPKPSQVDAGKPKPWQVGGGEPKPSQADAGEPKPSQVDAGKPKPWQVGGGEPKPWQAYGRDPKPSQAYGGEPKPSQTYGGVPKLLQPWFGSPPKQSQAYGGKPKPSQAYGGVPKPWQAYGGEPKLSQADAGEPKPSQVDAGEPKPSQADAGEPKPSQADAGEPKPSQADAGKPKPSQVDAGEPKPLQADAGEPKPSQADAGEPKPSQAYAGESANLKTDTDIQRDGEMRFNETLIAEINPANNISSTHDAKMEKVSVNEGESYTLKNNLTEIKRDDVIEWTFKETLIAEINPTNKIFRTYDGDDDLFRDKLKLNLQTGDLNIKDISEEHTGDYTLKIIRDGETSYKRFIVFVRDEIKTLQLYEGESADLKAEVKDIKKVDLIEWRFGETLIAELSPGMFFGKSYKDKSLFRDKLKLNPQTGDLNINDISEEHDGVYKLKIIRDGKTSHKRFRVSVRASKKGIQ